The sequence below is a genomic window from Flagellimonas marinaquae.
TTGATCATATTTCTGTGAAAATCGGAAACCAATGAGCCAATGTACCTTGAGGTATATGGGCGGTCGCCTTCTTCCATTTGGCAATATTTTATGTAGTCTTTAACCCCTTGCGGAAAATGAATGTAGTTTCCCTCGTTCACAGAATAGATCTGTCCTGTTTCCGGGAATTGCATGTTGGGATGCGATAGGTAAAAAGTTCCAAGGGCAGGATTCAGTGTAAATCCATTTACCCCATGTCCGGTAGTGTACACGTACATGGTTGAGGTGCCATAAATTATGTATCCTGCTGCAATTTGGTTTTTGCCGGGTTGCAGAAAATCCTCCAAAGTAACCGGAGTGCCCACAGGAGTTACCCTTCTATAAATTGAAAAAATGGTTCCGACCGATACATTTACATCAATATTGGAAGAACCGTCCAAAGGATCTATAAGAACCACATACTTGTTCTGGTGTTGTTTGTCAAAACTGTTTATGCTTATAAAGTCGTCCTCTTCCTCCGATGCTATACCACAAACTATTTCTCTATTCTTTAGTGTTTCTATAAATTTTTCGTTGGCAAGTACATCCAATTTTTGTTGATTTTCCCCTTGGATATTCGTTTCTCCCGCAGCACCGATAATGTCCACGAGACCGGCCTTGTTTACTTCGTGGTTAACTACTTTGGCGGCTAAACGAATACCGTTGAGCAGTCTTGATAATTCCCCAGAAGTGTATTGAAAAGATTCTTGATTGGCGATGATGAACTCACCCATGGTGAGCCGTTGTTTGTCAAACATAGGAAAGGATGTTTTATTTAAGGACAAATATCGGGCATTTTGTGAAACTACAACGTTTTCGAGAATCTTTAATTGTGTATTTTTATAACTTTGAGTTTTATTTGTAACAATTATGGAATATACAATAAGGAAGGCTCGCATCGAGGATATGGAACAGGTACTGAATTTGGTGCAGGAACTAGCTGATTTTGAGAAAGAACCGGATGCTGTAGAAGTGACCAAAGACGATTTGGTCAAGGATGGCTTTGGTGAACAAAAAATGTTTCAATGTTTTGTTGCAGAAACCGAAAAAGGAATTGTCGGCATAGCATTGGTGTACCCAAGGTATTCTACTTGGAAAGGTCCCGTAATCCATTTGGAGGACCTTATTGTTTCCGAGAATATGCGGGGAACTGGACTGGGAACTGCATTATTAGATCAAGTGGTCAAGTATGGGGCTGAACTCGGTGTAAAACGAATCAGTTGGGAAGTGTTGGATTGGAACGAACCGGCCATCGATTTTTATGAGAAAAAAGGAGCCAATGTACTGCGGGATTGGGATGTGGTGCATTTGGACGAAGAAGGAATCAAAAATTATTTGGAGCGTCTGGACTAGACCAGAAAACTAGAAGATAAAGAACATGAGGATATTTAAGTTTGGAGGAGCATCCGTTAAAGATGCCGATGCGGTAAAAAACTTGGTCAACGTATTGCAAGAGGTTGGCCATAAGGATACCTTGGTAGTGGTATCGGCCATGGGAAAAATGACCAATGCCATGGAAAAAGTGGTGGAATCCTATTTTAACGATAAAAGAAATGTAAAGGAGACCATTCAAGAAGTTATCGAGTATCATCATACCATTGTATCGGACTTGTTTAAAAATCCAGAACATCCGGTATATGGGAAATTAAAAGTGTTGTTCGATGAGGTTACAGGTTTTTTAACTTGGAACAAATCACCCAAATATGCATTCGTGTACGATCAAGTTGTCTGCTATGGCGAATTATTGTCTACAACAATAGTGAGTGCCTATTTAAATGAGATAGGTATCGCCAATACATGGCTGGATGTTCGTACTTTGATAAAAACCGATACCAATTATAGGGATGCACAGGTAAACTGGGAGCGCACCCAAGAACAGGTGGATTCTTTGGTCGATCGCTCCAAATTGAACATAACCCAAGGTTTTTTAGGTAGCGACGACAATAACTTTACAACCACCTTGGGCCGGGAAGGTTCCGATTACTCGGCAGCAATTTTGGCATATTGCCTTAATGCCGAATCGGTGACTATTTGGAAAGATGTTCCCGGGGTTTTGAATGCGGACCCCCGGAATTTTGAGGAAACACATCTCTTGGAAAAAATTTCGTATCGCGAAGCTATTGAGCTTGCCTTTTACGGGGCCTCTGTAATTCATCCAAAAACCCTGCAACCTTTACAAAGAAAAGAAATACCCTTACAGGTTAAATCGTTTGTAAAGCCCAAGGATAACGGTACCATAGTTGGAAAAGGGAACGGTATAGAGCCAAAGATCCCATGCTTTATTGTAAAAAAGAACCAGGTTTTGTTAAAACTGTCGTCTCTCGACTTTTCTTTTATTGTGGAGGATAACATCAGTGAAATTTTTAAGCTCTTCCACGATCATCGACTTAAGGTAGATCTTATCCAGAATTCTGCCATTAGCTTCTCTGTCTGCTTGGACAACAAGTTCCGTGGGCTTCAGCCATTGTTGGAAGAATTAAAACGCAAGTTCAAAGTCGTGTGCCACGAAGATGTTTCCCTATACACCATACGTCATTTTAACAGTGATTCGGTCAAATCGTTGCAGAATGGGAAATCCGTATTGGTGGAGCAAAGAGGCAAAGAAACGGTTCAACTTGTTGTTAAATAAACCTTTGGGGATAATATTGGGTCGCTGAGGGCAATAGGCTTAATTTTCTATCTTTACCGTAGCTAAATATTATTTTTATGGGCTTGGTTACGGCTAAAGAGGTGGCAAAAGTTATCCATCTGGACAAATATGGCTTTTTGGGCACATTTGTAGGATGGCTATTAATGGTGGCCACCAGGATCAGCACCATCAATAGATTTTATGATAAAAACAAGAATCTTTCGGGACCCGAGTTTCTTGATGCTATTTTGGAACATTACGAAATCGATTTTGAGATTCCGGAAGAGGATATAAAACGATTGCCCAAGTCCGGTCCTTACATTACCATTAGCAACCATCCGTTGGGAGGTGTAGATGGGGTGCTATTACTAAAACTACTTTTGAAAGAAAGACCCGATTTTAAGATAATCGCCAACTTTTTGTTGCACCGAATCGAGCCCTTGAAACCTTATATTATGCCAGTGAACCCTTTTGAAAATCATAAGGAGGCCAAGAGCAGTATAATAGGTTTTAAAAATGCGCTTAAACATTTAAGGGATGGTCATCCATTAGGTATTTTTCCGGCAGGGGAGGTCTCTACCTATCGAGATGGTCGTTTGGTGGTGGACAGGCCGTGGGAGGAAGCTGCCATAAAACTCATCAGAAAAGCAGAAGTCCCCGTAGTTCCCATATATTTTCATGCCAGGAACAGTCATTTGTTTTATCGTTTGTCCAAAATTGACGATGTATTCCGAACAGCCAAATTGCCTTCGGAACTAACATCGCAAAGCAGGCGGCCCATTAAAGTCAGAATAGGCCAGCCCATATCCGTAAGCACGCAAAATGAAGAGGAAACCTTGGAGGATTTTACCGAGTTGTTGCGAAAAAAAACCTATTTGTTGGCCAACGTTTTCGAAAAAGAACGGTTTTTGGATAAGGTTCCGACCTCTTTAAAAATTCCAAAACCGCCAAAGAAAATTGCAACAGCTATCAATGCCAAAGTGTTGGAAGGTGAAATTGACAAACTACGGGAGAAGGATTGCCGTATGTTGGAGAGTAAAAACTATGAAGTGTTTTTGGCCCAGGCCAAGGATATGCCATTTTGTTTGAACGAAATAGGGCGTCAGCGCGAGGTTACCTTTAGGGAAGTAGGCGAAGGAACAAACAATGCCATTGATCTGGATAAGTTCGACTCGTACTATCACCATTTATTTTTGTGGGACAACGATAACAAAGCAATTGTTGGCGCCTATAGAATGGGTTTGGGCTCGGATATTTTTAAAAACTACGGAATAGACGGTTTTTATTTGCAGGACCTTTTCCGATTTGAACCCGAACTGTACGGTATGATGGAGAAATCCATAGAAATGGGAAGGGCCTATATTGTGAAGGAATATCAACAAAAGCCCATGCCGTTGTTTTTACTTTGGAAAGGAATCGTGCATACGACCTTAAGGCATCCAGAACACAAGTATTTAATAGGAGGAGTGAGTATCAGCAACCAATTTTCCAATTTTTCCAAATCCCTGATGATCGAGTTCATGAAATCCAATTATTGGGATCCGTATGTGGCACAATATATTCGTCCAAAAAAGGAATTTAAGGTAAAGTTGAAAGATGCCGATAAGGAGTTTGTGTTCGATGAGACCCAGGCC
It includes:
- a CDS encoding GNAT family N-acyltransferase, giving the protein MGLVTAKEVAKVIHLDKYGFLGTFVGWLLMVATRISTINRFYDKNKNLSGPEFLDAILEHYEIDFEIPEEDIKRLPKSGPYITISNHPLGGVDGVLLLKLLLKERPDFKIIANFLLHRIEPLKPYIMPVNPFENHKEAKSSIIGFKNALKHLRDGHPLGIFPAGEVSTYRDGRLVVDRPWEEAAIKLIRKAEVPVVPIYFHARNSHLFYRLSKIDDVFRTAKLPSELTSQSRRPIKVRIGQPISVSTQNEEETLEDFTELLRKKTYLLANVFEKERFLDKVPTSLKIPKPPKKIATAINAKVLEGEIDKLREKDCRMLESKNYEVFLAQAKDMPFCLNEIGRQREVTFREVGEGTNNAIDLDKFDSYYHHLFLWDNDNKAIVGAYRMGLGSDIFKNYGIDGFYLQDLFRFEPELYGMMEKSIEMGRAYIVKEYQQKPMPLFLLWKGIVHTTLRHPEHKYLIGGVSISNQFSNFSKSLMIEFMKSNYWDPYVAQYIRPKKEFKVKLKDADKEFVFDETQADLNKFDKLISEVEPGSLRLPVLIKKYIKQNAKVVAFNVDPLFNNSVDGLMYIRIADLPESTVKPVMEEFQAELERKVAEGNGTVEVD
- the fbp gene encoding class 1 fructose-bisphosphatase, which produces MFDKQRLTMGEFIIANQESFQYTSGELSRLLNGIRLAAKVVNHEVNKAGLVDIIGAAGETNIQGENQQKLDVLANEKFIETLKNREIVCGIASEEEDDFISINSFDKQHQNKYVVLIDPLDGSSNIDVNVSVGTIFSIYRRVTPVGTPVTLEDFLQPGKNQIAAGYIIYGTSTMYVYTTGHGVNGFTLNPALGTFYLSHPNMQFPETGQIYSVNEGNYIHFPQGVKDYIKYCQMEEGDRPYTSRYIGSLVSDFHRNMIKGGIYMYPKSSKAHNGKLRLLYECNPMAFLAEQANGKASDGFRRIMDIQPTELHERVPFFCGSKKMVEKAEEFMANY
- a CDS encoding GNAT family N-acetyltransferase; amino-acid sequence: MEYTIRKARIEDMEQVLNLVQELADFEKEPDAVEVTKDDLVKDGFGEQKMFQCFVAETEKGIVGIALVYPRYSTWKGPVIHLEDLIVSENMRGTGLGTALLDQVVKYGAELGVKRISWEVLDWNEPAIDFYEKKGANVLRDWDVVHLDEEGIKNYLERLD
- a CDS encoding aspartate kinase, which codes for MRIFKFGGASVKDADAVKNLVNVLQEVGHKDTLVVVSAMGKMTNAMEKVVESYFNDKRNVKETIQEVIEYHHTIVSDLFKNPEHPVYGKLKVLFDEVTGFLTWNKSPKYAFVYDQVVCYGELLSTTIVSAYLNEIGIANTWLDVRTLIKTDTNYRDAQVNWERTQEQVDSLVDRSKLNITQGFLGSDDNNFTTTLGREGSDYSAAILAYCLNAESVTIWKDVPGVLNADPRNFEETHLLEKISYREAIELAFYGASVIHPKTLQPLQRKEIPLQVKSFVKPKDNGTIVGKGNGIEPKIPCFIVKKNQVLLKLSSLDFSFIVEDNISEIFKLFHDHRLKVDLIQNSAISFSVCLDNKFRGLQPLLEELKRKFKVVCHEDVSLYTIRHFNSDSVKSLQNGKSVLVEQRGKETVQLVVK